The genome window CGCTGATCAACACCGTGCACGCGGTGCACATCCCGTGGCGCCTGGTGCAACCGTCGACCCTGGCAACGCTCAACCAGGAGCTGAGCCGCTACCGCACGGTGTTCACCACCAACTACGACCTGCTCAACTACTGGGCGATCCAGCATGGGGCCAAGACCATCAGCGACCTGTTCTGCGGCGATGATCACAGTTTCGACCTGAGCCAGGTGACCACGGACAAACCGCGCTTGCTGTACCTGCACGGTGGCCTGCACCTGGTGCGCAACCAGGACGGCACGGCGCGCAAGCTCACGTCCACCGAAGGCACCTTGCTGGGCAGTTTCGCCATCAACAACACGATCAAGACCCTCGACGACGTGCCGCTGTTCGTCAATGAAGGCTCCAGCGCGGACAAGCTCAAGACCATCCGCAGCAGCGATTACCTGTCGTTCTGCTACGACCAGTTGCTGCGCCATGGCGACAACCTGTGCCTGTTCGGCCATGCCCTGGGCGAGCAGGACCGGCACATTGTCCATGCCCTGCGCCTGGCCGCACCGAAAACCGTGGCGATTTCGATCTACCCGCGCAGTCAGGCGTTCATCCAGCACCAGAAACGGCATTACGCCAAGGTGTTCCAGGGGCTGGAGGTGCAATTGCGCTTCTTCGATGCCAAGAGCCATCCACTGGGCGATCCGAAGCTGTCGGTGCCGGTGGAGGTTTAAAGGCAGGGTAAAAAACGTGTAGCGAGGGGATCTATTTGTGGGAGCAAAGCTTGCTCGTGATGAACAATGGCTCGCTTAGCCTGCACAACCGCAGCGCCTGGATCGCGAGCAAGCGTTGCTCCCACACATGATTCCCCTCCACAGGCCAGGCGCCCTTATTGCTGTCCCGTCAGAGCGCAGCCACGGTCTTGTCCTTGATGACCGTCGTCGGTCCGTTGGCCTTGACGCTGGCGATGCCTTTGTCCCGGGCGGCGTCCGATGAATACGCCTCACTGCTGCCAATCACTTCATGGTTACCGGCCTTGAGGTTGAAGTACGGATGGCCGTCCTTGGTGTTCTTGAGTTCATAGCGGTCGGCCAACGGGCTGTTTTTCTGCACCGCAGCAATGCCGCCGTCGACGCCGCTGCGGGTGGTGTACAGCTCGCTGGTCAAGATGATCTCGGCGTTGGCCGCCTTGAGTACAAACCGAAACTGGCCACTGCTGCTTTTGCTGATTTCGTACCATCCGGACATGATTGTTCTCCAGGCAATGAGGGCATGTCCCGAGAGTAAAGACCCGCTGCGCTTGCCTTGCCAGTGCGTTACTACAAAGTGATGGCCGTGCCCAGCAGGGTCAGGAACCCCGCCAGCCAGCTTGGGTGCGCAGGCCAGGCCGGTGCAGTCGCCAGGTTGCCCTGGACATGGCCTTGGGTCACGGGAATGTCGATATAGGTCCCGCCCGCCAGGCGTACTTCCGGGGCACACGCCGGGTAGGCGCTGCATTCGCGCCCTTCCAGGATGCCCGCCGCCGCCAGTAATTGCGCGCCGTGGCACACCGCGGCAATCGGCTTACCCGCCAGGTCGAAATCGCGCACCAGTTGCAGGACTTTTTCATTCAGGCGCAGGTATTCCGGCGCGCGACCGCCCGGCACCAATAACGCGTCGTAGTCGGCGGCTTCGACACCGGCGAAATCATGATTGAGGGCAAACAGGTGCCCCGGTTTTTCGCTGTAGGTCTGGTCGCCTTCAAAGTCGTGGATCGCCGTGCGCACGGTCTGCCCGGCCGTTTTGTCCGGACACACGGCGTGCACAGTGTGGCCGATCATCTGCAACGCCTGGAACGGCACCATGACTTCATAATCTTCGACGTAATCGCCGACCAGCATCAGGATTTTCTTGGCGGCCATGGGTTGGGCTCCTTTGGAAATGCGTGAGGGGTGAACGCATTAAAGGTAGTCCGGTAAGTCGGCGGATGAGCGATAACCCGTCATTACCTGACGGACTGCACAAAAATGAAGTGGCAGGACAGTCTGTGGGAGCGAGCTTGCTCGCGATTCAGGCGATGGGGTCTTTCAGGCACACCGCGTCATCGTTCCATCGCGAGCAAGCTCGCTCCCACAGGGGGCCTCAGTGCTCGAAATAACCATCCGCCCGCAGTAGCGTTTCCAGGCAATGCTCGGTGATGTGGTAGAAGGCCTTGAGTGCTTCGATCTTTGCCAGCAGCTCGGTGGGATCCACAGGTTCG of Pseudomonas fluorescens contains these proteins:
- a CDS encoding YegP family protein, which encodes MSGWYEISKSSSGQFRFVLKAANAEIILTSELYTTRSGVDGGIAAVQKNSPLADRYELKNTKDGHPYFNLKAGNHEVIGSSEAYSSDAARDKGIASVKANGPTTVIKDKTVAAL
- a CDS encoding DUF4917 family protein, whose product is MTDFQEYDTRLEDWEAVRADTAFSGLLVGNGASRAVWDDFGYDSLFENARTVEEKPLSPSELSVFDAMQTRSFEQVLGALKTTSRVNKALAVSSAAPRNRYYAIKEALINTVHAVHIPWRLVQPSTLATLNQELSRYRTVFTTNYDLLNYWAIQHGAKTISDLFCGDDHSFDLSQVTTDKPRLLYLHGGLHLVRNQDGTARKLTSTEGTLLGSFAINNTIKTLDDVPLFVNEGSSADKLKTIRSSDYLSFCYDQLLRHGDNLCLFGHALGEQDRHIVHALRLAAPKTVAISIYPRSQAFIQHQKRHYAKVFQGLEVQLRFFDAKSHPLGDPKLSVPVEV
- a CDS encoding DJ-1/PfpI family protein translates to MAAKKILMLVGDYVEDYEVMVPFQALQMIGHTVHAVCPDKTAGQTVRTAIHDFEGDQTYSEKPGHLFALNHDFAGVEAADYDALLVPGGRAPEYLRLNEKVLQLVRDFDLAGKPIAAVCHGAQLLAAAGILEGRECSAYPACAPEVRLAGGTYIDIPVTQGHVQGNLATAPAWPAHPSWLAGFLTLLGTAITL